A window from Citrobacter amalonaticus encodes these proteins:
- the kdpD gene encoding two-component system sensor histidine kinase KdpD: MANSEPVRPDPDRLLEQAVAPHRGKLKIFFGACAGVGKTWSMLAEAQRLRAQGLDILIGVVETHGRKETAALLEGLSILPLKRQARHGRHISEFDLDAALARRPALILMDELAHSNAPGSRHPKRWQDIEELLDAGIDVFTTVNVQHLESLNDVVSGVTGIQVRETVPDPFFDAADEVVLVDLPPDDLRQRLKEGKVYIAGQAERAIEHFFRKGNLIALRELALRRTADRVDDQMRAWRGRPGEEKVWHTRDAILLCIGHNTGSEKLVRTAARLASRLGSIWHAVYVETPALHRLPEKQRRNILHALRLAQELGAETATLSDPSEDKAVVRYAREHNLGKIVLGRTSTRRWWHRESFADRLAKRAPELDLMVVALDEPPVRTLSSLPDTRAFKDKWRVQIQGCLVAVALCALTTFIASQWLAAFDAANLVMLYLLGVVVIALFYGRWPSAFSTFIGVVSFDLFFIAPRGTLAVSDVQYLLTFGVMLTVGLVVGNLTAGVRYQARVARYREQRTRHLYEMSKALAMGRSAQDIASTSEQFIASTFHARSQILLPNEEGKLAALTHQQGMTPWDDAIARWSFDKGLPAGAGTDTLPGVPYQILPLRSADKTHGLVVVEPGNLRQLMIPEQQRLLETFTLLVANALERLTLTASEEQARLASERESLRNALLAALSHDLRTPLTVLFGQAEILTLDLASEGSPHARQASEIRQHVLNTTRLVNNLLDMARIQSGGFNLKKEWLTLEEVVGSALKMLEPGLVHPVNLSLPAPLTLIHVDGPLFERVLINLLENAIKYAGPQAQIGIDAHVEDEHLQLDVWDNGPGIPQGQEQRVFDKFSRGNKESAVPGVGLGLAICRAIVEVHGGSIAVYNRPQGGACFRVTLRQDAPPELEDFHEDM; the protein is encoded by the coding sequence ATGGCGAATAGTGAACCAGTACGCCCCGATCCCGATCGCCTGCTTGAGCAGGCGGTCGCCCCCCATCGGGGAAAACTAAAAATCTTCTTCGGCGCCTGTGCGGGCGTCGGGAAAACCTGGTCGATGCTGGCTGAAGCCCAGCGCCTGCGCGCACAGGGACTCGACATCCTGATTGGCGTGGTGGAGACCCATGGACGCAAAGAGACCGCCGCCCTGCTGGAGGGTCTCAGCATTCTGCCGTTGAAACGCCAGGCGCGCCACGGACGTCATATCAGTGAATTCGATCTCGATGCCGCGCTCGCACGCCGTCCGGCGCTGATCTTAATGGATGAACTGGCGCACAGTAATGCACCGGGTTCACGCCATCCCAAGCGCTGGCAGGACATTGAAGAACTGCTCGACGCCGGTATTGATGTCTTTACCACCGTCAACGTGCAGCATCTCGAAAGCCTGAACGATGTGGTCAGCGGCGTGACGGGGATTCAGGTGCGCGAAACCGTGCCGGATCCGTTTTTTGACGCTGCCGACGAGGTGGTGTTGGTCGATTTACCACCTGACGATCTGCGCCAGCGCCTGAAAGAGGGCAAAGTCTATATTGCGGGACAGGCCGAGCGTGCTATTGAACACTTTTTCCGTAAGGGTAATTTAATCGCGCTACGCGAACTGGCGCTGCGCCGCACCGCCGATCGGGTGGACGATCAGATGCGCGCCTGGCGCGGTCGTCCGGGTGAAGAGAAGGTCTGGCATACCCGCGACGCCATACTGCTCTGCATTGGTCACAACACCGGCAGTGAAAAACTGGTGCGTACTGCCGCACGACTGGCGTCGCGACTGGGCAGCATCTGGCACGCCGTCTACGTCGAAACCCCCGCGCTGCATCGCTTGCCGGAAAAGCAGCGGCGCAATATTCTGCACGCCCTGCGACTGGCGCAAGAGCTGGGCGCGGAGACCGCCACGCTATCCGATCCCAGCGAGGATAAAGCGGTGGTCCGCTACGCTCGCGAGCATAATCTGGGAAAAATAGTGCTGGGGCGGACGTCAACGCGACGCTGGTGGCACCGGGAGTCGTTTGCCGATCGGCTGGCGAAACGCGCCCCTGAGCTGGATTTGATGGTGGTCGCCCTCGATGAGCCACCGGTGCGGACGCTGTCGTCCCTGCCCGATACCCGCGCCTTTAAAGACAAGTGGCGGGTGCAAATTCAGGGCTGTCTGGTTGCCGTTGCACTCTGCGCTCTGACAACGTTTATCGCCAGCCAGTGGCTGGCCGCCTTTGATGCCGCAAACCTGGTGATGCTCTATCTGCTCGGTGTGGTGGTCATCGCTCTCTTCTATGGTCGCTGGCCATCGGCGTTTTCCACCTTTATTGGCGTGGTCAGCTTTGATCTGTTCTTCATTGCGCCGCGCGGCACGCTCGCCGTCTCGGACGTGCAGTATCTCCTCACCTTCGGCGTCATGCTGACGGTTGGACTGGTCGTGGGTAACCTGACGGCGGGCGTGCGCTATCAGGCTCGCGTTGCGCGCTACCGGGAACAGCGAACTCGTCATCTTTATGAGATGTCGAAAGCGTTGGCGATGGGGCGCAGTGCGCAAGACATCGCCAGTACCAGCGAACAATTTATTGCCTCCACCTTTCATGCCCGCAGCCAGATTTTATTGCCGAATGAAGAGGGCAAACTGGCCGCCCTCACCCACCAGCAGGGAATGACCCCCTGGGATGATGCTATTGCCCGCTGGAGCTTTGATAAAGGGTTACCGGCAGGCGCTGGCACCGATACCCTGCCAGGCGTGCCGTACCAGATCCTGCCGTTACGCAGCGCCGACAAAACCCACGGCCTGGTGGTTGTCGAACCCGGCAATCTGCGTCAGTTAATGATCCCCGAGCAGCAGCGACTGTTGGAAACCTTCACTTTGCTGGTGGCGAATGCGCTGGAACGTCTGACCTTAACGGCCAGCGAAGAGCAGGCGCGGCTGGCCAGCGAACGGGAAAGCCTGCGCAACGCTCTGCTCGCGGCACTTTCTCACGACCTGCGCACCCCGCTGACCGTGCTGTTTGGTCAGGCGGAAATCCTCACGCTCGACCTCGCCAGCGAAGGCTCGCCTCATGCCAGACAGGCCAGCGAAATTCGCCAGCATGTACTGAATACCACCCGTCTGGTGAATAACCTGTTGGATATGGCGCGGATTCAGTCTGGTGGTTTCAACCTCAAAAAAGAGTGGCTGACGCTGGAAGAAGTAGTGGGCAGTGCGCTGAAAATGCTGGAACCAGGCCTGGTTCATCCGGTAAACCTTTCCCTGCCCGCGCCGCTGACTCTCATTCACGTCGATGGCCCCCTGTTCGAACGGGTACTGATTAATCTGCTGGAGAATGCCATTAAATATGCCGGACCACAGGCGCAGATCGGCATCGACGCGCACGTTGAAGACGAACATCTGCAACTCGACGTCTGGGATAATGGGCCTGGCATTCCACAAGGACAGGAGCAGCGCGTGTTCGATAAATTCTCACGGGGGAATAAAGAGTCGGCGGTGCCGGGCGTCGGGCTGGGGCTGGCCATTTGTCGGGCGATAGTGGAAGTGCATGGCGGGTCAATTGCCGTCTATAATCGCCCTCAGGGCGGTGCCTGTTTCCGTGTTACACTGAGGCAAGACGCGCCACCAGAACTTGAAGATTTTCATGAGGATATGTGA
- the kdpC gene encoding potassium-transporting ATPase subunit KdpC, translated as MSALRPLFSTLIFLLLLTGGAYPLLTTALGQWWFPYQANGSLIRDEHGVRGSALLGQNFTSEGYFQGRPSATAEMPYNPMASGGSNLAASNPELDKQLQNRVATLRAANPQASRNVPVELVTASASGLDNNLTPAAVAWQIPRVAQARHLTIEQVTQRVAEYTQKPLVSFIGQPVVNIVELNLALDSMNGE; from the coding sequence ATGAGTGCTTTACGTCCGTTGTTTTCAACACTGATTTTCCTGCTGCTACTGACGGGCGGTGCGTATCCGCTGCTGACCACCGCGCTGGGGCAATGGTGGTTCCCGTATCAGGCCAACGGTTCACTGATTCGGGATGAGCATGGGGTGCGGGGTTCTGCACTGCTCGGGCAGAACTTTACCTCTGAAGGCTATTTCCAGGGACGGCCTTCAGCCACCGCTGAAATGCCCTATAATCCCATGGCATCCGGCGGCAGTAATCTCGCCGCCAGTAACCCGGAACTGGATAAACAACTGCAAAACCGGGTCGCCACCCTGCGCGCCGCCAACCCGCAGGCCAGTCGTAACGTACCGGTGGAACTGGTTACTGCCTCCGCGAGCGGTCTGGACAACAACCTGACGCCCGCCGCGGTGGCGTGGCAAATCCCCCGCGTGGCGCAGGCTCGTCATCTGACCATTGAACAGGTGACGCAACGGGTTGCAGAATACACGCAGAAACCACTGGTGAGCTTTATCGGTCAACCGGTCGTAAATATTGTCGAACTCAATTTAGCGCTGGACAGCATGAATGGCGAATAG
- the kdpB gene encoding potassium-transporting ATPase subunit KdpB, which translates to MSRKQLALFEPSLVAQALMDAVKKLSPHTQWRNPVMFIVWMGSLLTTVITVAMATGQMAGSALFTGAICLWLWVTVLFANFAEALAEGRSKAQANSLKGVKKTAFARKLREPKYGAKMDHVPADELRKGDIVLVEAGDIIPCDGEVIEGGASVDESAITGESAPVIRESGGDFASVTGGTRILSDWLVIECSVNPGETFLDRMIAMVEGAQRRKTPNEIALTILLVALTIVFLLATATLWPFSAWGGHAVSVTVLVALLVCLIPTTIGGLLSAIGVAGMSRMLGANVIATSGRAVEAAGDVDVLLLDKTGTITLGNRQASDFLPAQGVDEKTLADAAQLSSLADETPEGRSIVILAKQRFNLRERDVQSLHATFVPFTAQSRMSGINIDNRMIRKGSVDAIRRHIEASGGQFPADVEQKVDSVARLGATPLVVVEGSRVLGVIALKDIVKGGIKERFAQLRKMGIKTVMITGDNRLTAAAIAAEAGVDDFLAEATPEAKLALIRQYQAEGRLVAMTGDGTNDAPALAQADVAVAMNSGTQAAKEAGNMVDLDSNPTKLIEVVHIGKQMLMTRGSLTTFSIANDVAKYFAIIPAAFAATYPQLNALNIMRLHSPDSAILSAVIFNALIIVFLIPLALKGVSYKPLSASAMLRRNLWIYGLGGLVVPFIGIKVIDLLLTLLGLV; encoded by the coding sequence ATGAGTCGCAAACAACTGGCGCTGTTCGAACCGTCTCTGGTCGCTCAGGCGCTGATGGACGCAGTGAAAAAATTAAGCCCACATACCCAGTGGCGCAACCCGGTGATGTTCATTGTCTGGATGGGTAGCCTGCTGACCACCGTGATTACCGTTGCGATGGCGACAGGACAGATGGCCGGCAGCGCGCTGTTTACCGGGGCGATCTGTCTGTGGCTGTGGGTCACTGTACTGTTTGCCAACTTTGCGGAAGCGCTCGCCGAAGGGCGCAGTAAAGCACAGGCCAACAGCCTCAAAGGAGTGAAAAAGACGGCCTTTGCCCGCAAACTGCGCGAGCCGAAGTACGGCGCGAAAATGGATCACGTTCCGGCCGATGAGCTACGCAAAGGCGACATCGTGCTGGTGGAAGCAGGTGATATCATTCCCTGTGACGGCGAAGTCATTGAAGGCGGCGCCTCCGTGGATGAAAGTGCGATTACCGGCGAGTCTGCGCCGGTCATCCGCGAATCCGGCGGCGATTTCGCCTCGGTGACTGGCGGGACGCGCATTCTCTCCGACTGGCTGGTGATCGAGTGTAGCGTGAATCCTGGCGAAACTTTCCTTGACCGGATGATCGCCATGGTCGAAGGCGCCCAGCGCCGTAAAACGCCCAACGAGATCGCCCTGACCATTCTGCTGGTAGCCCTGACGATTGTCTTTTTGCTGGCAACCGCCACGCTGTGGCCATTTTCTGCCTGGGGCGGTCACGCGGTCAGCGTCACGGTGCTGGTCGCCCTGTTGGTTTGTCTGATCCCAACGACAATCGGCGGGTTACTCTCCGCGATTGGCGTCGCCGGGATGAGCCGTATGCTCGGTGCGAATGTCATCGCCACCAGTGGTCGCGCGGTGGAAGCCGCAGGCGACGTGGACGTATTGCTGCTGGACAAAACCGGCACCATTACTCTCGGTAACCGTCAGGCCTCGGACTTCCTGCCTGCGCAGGGTGTCGACGAAAAAACGCTGGCCGACGCCGCACAGCTTTCGTCGTTAGCCGATGAGACGCCGGAAGGTCGCAGCATTGTGATCCTCGCCAAGCAGCGCTTTAATCTGCGCGAACGTGACGTGCAGTCGCTGCATGCCACCTTCGTCCCCTTTACCGCCCAGAGTCGTATGAGCGGTATTAACATCGACAACCGGATGATTCGTAAAGGTTCCGTCGACGCCATCCGTCGCCACATTGAGGCCAGCGGCGGCCAGTTCCCGGCGGATGTCGAGCAGAAAGTGGACAGCGTCGCCCGTCTGGGCGCCACGCCGCTCGTGGTGGTGGAAGGTTCCCGGGTGCTAGGCGTGATCGCGCTGAAAGATATCGTCAAAGGCGGGATAAAAGAGCGTTTTGCTCAGTTGCGTAAAATGGGCATTAAAACGGTGATGATCACTGGCGATAATCGCCTGACCGCCGCCGCCATCGCCGCCGAGGCGGGTGTGGATGACTTTCTTGCCGAAGCGACACCGGAAGCCAAGCTGGCGCTCATCCGCCAGTATCAGGCGGAAGGCCGCTTAGTGGCGATGACCGGTGATGGTACCAACGACGCCCCGGCGCTGGCCCAGGCCGATGTCGCGGTAGCAATGAACTCCGGTACGCAGGCGGCAAAAGAAGCGGGCAACATGGTCGATCTCGACTCTAACCCCACCAAGCTTATCGAAGTGGTGCACATCGGCAAACAGATGCTGATGACGCGTGGTTCACTGACCACGTTCAGTATCGCCAACGACGTGGCGAAGTATTTTGCGATCATTCCGGCCGCATTCGCCGCGACCTATCCGCAACTGAATGCGCTGAACATCATGCGTCTGCATTCGCCGGACTCGGCCATTCTGAGTGCGGTGATCTTTAACGCCTTGATTATTGTCTTTCTGATCCCGCTGGCGCTGAAAGGCGTGAGCTACAAACCGCTTTCCGCCTCCGCCATGCTGCGCCGTAACCTGTGGATTTACGGTCTGGGGGGGCTGGTGGTGCCGTTTATTGGCATCAAAGTAATTGATTTGCTGCTGACCCTGCTGGGTCTGGTGTGA
- the kdpA gene encoding potassium-transporting ATPase subunit KdpA, which translates to MAAQGFLLIASFLLILFVLARPLGAGLARLIGNHSLPGTARVERLIWRGLGISTHEMNWKQYLLAILALNVLGLTLLFLLLLWQHLLPLNPQQLPGLPWHLALNTAVSFVTNTNWQAYSGETTLSYFSQMAGLTVQNFLSAATGIAVVFALIRAFTRQSMNTLGNAWVDLVRITLWILCPIALVIALFFIQQGSLQNLLPYQTFTTLEGVQQLLPMGPVASQEAIKMLGTNGGGFFNANSAHPFENPTALTNMVQMLAIFLIPAALCFAFGDAAGDRRQGRMLLWAMSLIFIVCVAVVMWAEVQGNPHLLQFGADSTLNMEGKESRFGVLVSSLFAVVTTAASCGAVIAMHDSFTALGGMVPMWLMQIGEVVFGGVGSGLYGMLLFVLLAVFIAGLMIGRTPEYLGKKIDVREMKMTALAILVTPALVLLGTALAMMTDAGRSAMLNPGPHGFSEVLYAVSSAANNNGSAFAGLSANTPFWNCLLAFCMFVGRFGVIIPVMAIAGSLVAKKSQPASPGTLATHGALFVGLLIGTVLLVGALTFIPALALGPVAEHLS; encoded by the coding sequence ATGGCTGCGCAAGGATTTTTACTCATCGCCAGTTTTCTGCTGATTCTGTTCGTGCTCGCCAGGCCGTTAGGCGCGGGCCTGGCACGGCTGATCGGCAACCATTCGCTGCCTGGTACCGCGAGGGTTGAACGCCTGATCTGGCGCGGTCTGGGCATTTCGACACACGAGATGAACTGGAAGCAGTACCTGCTGGCGATCCTCGCGTTGAATGTGCTGGGGTTGACGCTCCTGTTCCTGCTGTTGTTGTGGCAACACCTTCTGCCGCTGAATCCACAGCAGTTGCCCGGTCTGCCCTGGCATCTGGCGCTTAATACGGCGGTGAGTTTTGTTACCAATACCAACTGGCAGGCTTACAGCGGGGAAACCACCTTAAGCTATTTCAGCCAGATGGCCGGGCTGACGGTACAAAACTTCCTGTCCGCCGCGACCGGCATTGCGGTGGTGTTCGCGCTGATCCGCGCCTTTACCCGCCAGAGCATGAATACGCTGGGCAATGCGTGGGTCGACCTGGTGCGTATTACCTTGTGGATTTTATGCCCCATCGCGCTGGTGATTGCGCTGTTCTTTATTCAGCAAGGCAGCCTGCAAAACCTGCTGCCCTATCAGACTTTCACTACTCTGGAAGGTGTGCAGCAACTGCTGCCGATGGGGCCGGTGGCCTCGCAGGAAGCCATCAAGATGCTGGGGACCAACGGCGGCGGCTTCTTTAACGCCAACTCGGCACACCCGTTCGAAAACCCCACCGCGCTGACCAACATGGTGCAAATGCTGGCCATCTTTTTAATTCCAGCCGCGCTCTGTTTCGCGTTTGGCGACGCGGCAGGCGATCGCCGTCAGGGGCGGATGTTGCTGTGGGCCATGTCGCTCATCTTCATCGTCTGCGTCGCGGTGGTGATGTGGGCGGAGGTCCAGGGCAACCCCCATCTGCTGCAATTTGGCGCGGATTCCACTCTTAATATGGAAGGCAAAGAGAGCCGCTTTGGCGTGCTGGTGAGCAGTCTGTTTGCGGTGGTGACGACGGCAGCCTCATGCGGCGCGGTGATCGCCATGCACGACTCGTTTACCGCGCTGGGCGGCATGGTGCCAATGTGGCTGATGCAGATTGGCGAAGTGGTGTTCGGCGGCGTTGGTTCGGGCCTTTACGGCATGCTGTTGTTCGTGCTGCTGGCGGTGTTTATCGCCGGACTGATGATTGGCCGCACGCCAGAGTACCTGGGCAAAAAGATCGACGTTCGCGAGATGAAAATGACCGCACTGGCGATTCTGGTCACCCCTGCGCTGGTTTTACTCGGCACCGCGCTTGCCATGATGACCGATGCGGGACGCAGCGCCATGCTCAACCCTGGCCCACACGGCTTTAGCGAAGTCCTGTACGCCGTCTCTTCCGCCGCCAACAACAACGGCAGCGCCTTTGCTGGTCTGAGCGCAAACACCCCGTTCTGGAACTGCCTGCTGGCGTTTTGCATGTTCGTCGGTCGCTTCGGGGTCATCATCCCGGTGATGGCGATTGCCGGATCGCTGGTGGCGAAAAAGAGCCAACCGGCCAGTCCCGGCACCCTGGCGACCCACGGCGCGCTGTTTGTCGGTTTACTGATCGGCACGGTGCTGTTAGTCGGCGCCCTAACCTTTATTCCTGCACTGGCGCTTGGCCCAGTCGCTGAACACCTTTCCTAA
- the kdpF gene encoding K(+)-transporting ATPase subunit F: protein MSAGVIIGIVLIFLLLGYLVYALINAEAF from the coding sequence GTGAGTGCAGGCGTGATAATCGGCATCGTGCTGATTTTCTTATTATTAGGTTACCTGGTATATGCATTGATCAATGCGGAGGCGTTCTGA
- a CDS encoding YbfA family protein encodes MELYKEYPAHVVLLRRTFAVVAGVLALPVMLFWKDRARFYSYLHRVWSKTSDKPVWMDQAEKATCDFY; translated from the coding sequence ATGGAGTTGTACAAAGAATATCCAGCACATGTTGTATTGTTACGCCGTACTTTCGCCGTCGTGGCTGGGGTGCTGGCACTACCGGTCATGCTGTTCTGGAAAGACCGCGCCCGTTTTTATAGCTATTTACACCGCGTGTGGTCAAAAACCAGCGATAAACCGGTGTGGATGGATCAGGCTGAAAAAGCCACCTGCGATTTCTACTAA
- a CDS encoding YbgA family protein, which yields MSEKIPVGISACLLGEAVRFDGGHKRLPFAVEELSPWVHFEPVCPEMAIGLPVPRPALRLVKMEEAIALRFSDRREGDLTQAMTAFSEERVSRFEHLCGYIVCAKSPSCGMERVRVYDADGKNNRKAGRGIFTSVLMASYPWLPVEEDGRLHDPQLRENFVARIYALHELHGLRQQGLTRGALIDYHSRYKLLLLAHSQSEYRELGRFVAALYEWESLDDFFIEYRLRLMKLMSHPATRRNHTNVLMHVQGYFRKQLNARQRQELASLIDGYRRATQPLLAPVTLLKHYMAEYPDAYLSGQRYFDPWPEALRLRYGS from the coding sequence ATGAGCGAGAAAATCCCTGTTGGCATTAGCGCTTGTTTGTTAGGGGAGGCGGTTCGCTTTGATGGTGGACACAAACGCCTGCCCTTTGCAGTCGAAGAACTTTCACCGTGGGTGCACTTTGAACCCGTCTGTCCGGAAATGGCGATCGGCCTGCCGGTGCCGCGTCCTGCATTGCGCTTAGTCAAAATGGAAGAGGCAATTGCACTGCGTTTCAGTGACCGGCGCGAGGGCGATTTAACCCAGGCGATGACCGCGTTCAGTGAAGAACGTGTCAGTCGTTTCGAACACCTTTGTGGCTATATTGTCTGTGCGAAATCCCCAAGTTGCGGCATGGAACGCGTTCGTGTTTATGACGCCGATGGGAAAAACAATCGCAAAGCCGGTCGCGGTATCTTTACCTCAGTCCTGATGGCATCTTACCCGTGGCTCCCTGTTGAAGAGGACGGGCGATTGCACGATCCACAATTACGGGAAAATTTTGTCGCGCGGATTTATGCCCTGCATGAATTGCATGGATTGCGGCAACAAGGGCTCACGCGTGGCGCGCTGATTGACTATCACAGCCGCTATAAACTGTTGCTGCTGGCCCATTCACAGTCGGAATACCGCGAGCTGGGGCGCTTTGTCGCTGCGCTTTACGAGTGGGAAAGCCTTGATGACTTTTTCATTGAATATCGTCTGCGCCTGATGAAACTGATGTCCCATCCTGCCACCCGGCGTAACCATACCAATGTCCTGATGCACGTTCAGGGCTATTTTCGCAAACAGCTCAATGCCCGTCAGCGGCAAGAGTTGGCTTCCCTTATTGACGGTTACCGACGCGCTACGCAGCCACTGCTTGCGCCTGTGACGCTGCTCAAACACTATATGGCAGAATATCCGGATGCGTATCTCTCCGGGCAACGCTATTTTGATCCCTGGCCGGAAGCCCTGCGGCTGCGCTACGGGAGTTGA
- the phrB gene encoding deoxyribodipyrimidine photo-lyase, whose amino-acid sequence MSTHLVWFRRDLRLHDNLALAAACRHRAARVVALFISTPEQWKNHVMSPRQAAFIQAQLNALQQALAEKGIPLLFEEVDDFAGSIETVKAVCEQHDVSHLFYNYQYEVNERERDAAVEKALPHVVCEGFDDSVILPPGAVTTGNHEMYKVFTPFKNAWLKRLKEGMPECVSAPARRENGSVSSALVPINLHYPQQEFDPALFPAEEKAAIARLRQFCQQGAGEYDECRDFPAIEGTSRLSASLATGGLSPRQCLHRLLAEQPQALDGGAGSVWLNELIWREFYRHLMTYHPNLCKHRPFILWTDRVRWRDRAEDLQAWQEGRTGYPIVDAAMRQLNATGWMHNRLRMIAASFLVKDLLIDWRKGERYFMSQLIDGDLAANNGGWQWAASTGTDAAPYFRIFNPTTQGEKFDREGEFIRRWIPELSHVPGKAIHEPWKWAMKESITLDYPQPIVDHKLARQQTLAAYEAARKN is encoded by the coding sequence ATGTCCACCCATCTGGTCTGGTTTCGTCGCGATCTCCGTCTGCATGACAATCTTGCCCTCGCCGCCGCCTGCCGCCACCGCGCCGCGCGCGTTGTGGCGTTATTTATCTCCACGCCTGAGCAGTGGAAAAATCACGTCATGTCACCGCGTCAGGCCGCCTTTATCCAGGCTCAGCTAAACGCTTTACAACAGGCGCTGGCGGAAAAGGGCATTCCGCTGCTGTTTGAGGAAGTCGACGACTTCGCAGGCAGTATTGAAACGGTGAAAGCGGTGTGCGAACAGCATGACGTCAGCCACCTGTTTTATAACTATCAGTATGAAGTGAACGAGCGTGAACGCGATGCGGCGGTAGAAAAGGCGCTGCCGCATGTGGTTTGCGAAGGGTTTGATGACAGCGTGATCCTGCCGCCAGGTGCGGTGACGACGGGAAATCATGAGATGTATAAAGTCTTCACGCCGTTTAAAAACGCCTGGTTAAAACGGCTGAAGGAGGGGATGCCGGAGTGCGTATCCGCACCGGCCCGCCGGGAGAACGGTAGTGTTTCTTCCGCGCTGGTGCCAATTAACCTTCACTATCCGCAACAGGAATTCGACCCCGCCCTTTTTCCCGCCGAAGAAAAAGCCGCAATTGCCCGGTTACGCCAGTTTTGCCAGCAGGGGGCAGGAGAGTACGACGAATGTCGCGACTTCCCGGCCATTGAGGGCACCAGTCGTTTATCCGCCAGTCTTGCTACCGGTGGCTTATCGCCGCGCCAGTGTCTGCATCGCCTGCTGGCGGAACAGCCGCAGGCGCTGGACGGCGGCGCGGGCAGTGTCTGGCTGAACGAACTTATCTGGCGTGAGTTTTATCGCCATCTGATGACGTACCATCCCAATCTGTGCAAACACCGCCCCTTTATTCTCTGGACCGATCGCGTGCGCTGGCGGGATCGTGCGGAAGATTTACAGGCCTGGCAGGAGGGGAGAACGGGTTATCCGATTGTTGATGCGGCGATGCGGCAACTGAACGCCACCGGCTGGATGCACAACCGTCTGCGGATGATTGCGGCCAGCTTCCTGGTCAAAGATCTGCTGATTGACTGGCGTAAAGGTGAACGCTATTTCATGTCGCAACTGATTGATGGCGATCTCGCTGCGAATAACGGCGGCTGGCAGTGGGCGGCCTCTACCGGAACCGACGCCGCGCCGTATTTCCGCATTTTTAACCCCACGACGCAGGGCGAAAAGTTCGACAGAGAGGGGGAGTTTATCCGCCGGTGGATCCCGGAACTTAGCCATGTACCGGGCAAGGCGATTCACGAGCCGTGGAAATGGGCGATGAAAGAAAGCATCACGCTCGACTACCCGCAGCCGATTGTCGATCACAAACTGGCGCGCCAGCAGACGCTTGCCGCGTATGAGGCCGCGCGAAAGAACTAA
- the ybgI gene encoding radiation resistance protein YbgI, translating to MKNTELEQLINEKLNSAAISDYAPNGLQVEGKETVQKIVTGVTASQALLDEAVRLQADAVIVHHGYFWKGESPVIRGMKRNRLKTLLANDINLYGWHLPLDAHPELGNNAQLAALLGITVMGEIEPLVPWGELTMPVPGLELASWIEARLGRRPLWCGDTGPDTIKRVAWCTGGGQSFIDSAAQAGVDAFITGEVSEQTIHSAREQGLHFYAAGHHATERGGIRALSEWLTENTDLDVTFIDIPNPA from the coding sequence ATGAAAAACACCGAACTGGAACAACTGATCAACGAGAAACTGAACAGCGCCGCCATCAGCGACTACGCGCCAAACGGTTTGCAGGTTGAAGGCAAAGAAACGGTGCAAAAAATCGTCACCGGTGTGACCGCCAGTCAGGCGTTACTGGATGAAGCGGTGCGTCTGCAGGCTGATGCGGTCATCGTTCATCATGGCTATTTCTGGAAAGGCGAATCTCCGGTGATTCGCGGGATGAAGCGCAATCGCCTGAAAACGCTGCTGGCGAATGACATTAACCTCTACGGCTGGCATCTCCCTCTGGATGCACATCCCGAACTGGGCAACAACGCACAGTTGGCGGCCCTGTTGGGGATCACCGTGATGGGCGAAATCGAGCCGCTGGTTCCCTGGGGCGAACTGACGATGCCGGTCCCTGGGCTGGAACTGGCGTCGTGGATTGAAGCACGTCTTGGACGCAGGCCGTTATGGTGCGGTGATACCGGGCCGGATACTATCAAACGTGTCGCCTGGTGCACTGGCGGCGGGCAAAGCTTCATCGACAGCGCCGCGCAGGCTGGCGTTGACGCCTTTATCACCGGTGAAGTTTCCGAACAAACCATCCACTCAGCCCGTGAACAGGGACTGCATTTTTACGCCGCCGGGCATCACGCCACCGAACGCGGCGGGATCCGTGCGCTCAGCGAATGGTTGACGGAGAACACCGATTTGGATGTGACGTTTATTGATATTCCAAACCCGGCATAA